From the genome of Desulfatiglans sp.:
TCCATCAACAACATCCTATCGCAGTCTGGACAGAAATGACCTTTTTGAAAGGGCAGCGTTCATTATAGACAGATTCGAGTTATGGCTGAAAGGCACGAAAACAGAAGAAGAGTTGAAAGATTTTTATTATAACCTTGCTAAAAAACGGAAAGAAGACAACGTCGTTCTTAAAGACCTGATAAGCTCTCTCAGCCTTCTTAAAAAACATACCTGGATGTTTATTTATTCCTACGGCGTGTGGGAGAAAGCCGTCGACATATACCGCATGTTTGAACTCGGGGAAAGACTCGTTTATTTCTTTGACAGGGCGGCGTATTATACAGTCATGGGATACATGGAACTTTCAGGCAGCAATAAGAAGAAACAATAAAATATTTTACGATATTACCTTCATCCAGGGGTGTAAAGGGGGACTCTGTAAGTTTATAAGGTTGGTGCGATTTAACCTAATAACCTTACAGTGAGAGGGAACGTTGTTAGCTTACTAAGTATAAATCATATCAATAAGCTAAACCCCTATCGTCTACTGGCTGCAAAATTGGACCAGCATAACTGGTAAAATTCTGTTTGTTTAAGTGGTGGCCTAAGGCGGAATTATTATATTAAGCTCAATAATTAAAGGGGGTAGATCATCTGTCAGTGTCTTCCATAAGATATCAAGATTTATCTCAAAGTAGGCGTGAATTAACCGATTTCTCATCCCTATTATGTCACTCCAGGGAATTTGAGGGAATTCATCCCTGCATTCTTTTGAAACACTACTTGCTGCTTCACCAATTATTTCTACACATTTAACAAGGGCAAGTTCCAATTTCCTGTCATTGCTAATATCGTTTCTATCTTTTTCACTTATGAACCCTTCCGCTTCTATTGCAGCATCCAGCATATGACGAAGACGAATAATGTCATTCTTCAACATATTTCACCTCTGCTGATTCTAATACATCATTTCTGAAATAACGACTAAGATCCTCTGCAGTTCGCATATCCACTTTTCGCCCCAGTACTGAACTTAATTCGTTTTCCATACCAGCGAGGCGTATCAGTCCTGGAATATGATCAGGAAAAAACTCAACCAGCATATCGATATCGCTATCATCATTAAAATCGTCCCGCAAAAAAGAACCAAAGACTGATAATTTACGTATATGGTTTCGTCGGCAGAATTCTCTAATTTTTCTATATGAAAGATCAATGCCCGATTTTCCCATCATCTCTACCTCAAAATCTTAAGAAAGATTTGTCTTATACACAAAACAGATTATATATTTTATCACATGAATGTCAAACCATCAGCTATAAGCATCATATGCCTGACCGTTACATGATTATCTTCTGTAAAAAGGGGTCAGAGAACAATAAGGAACAATAAGTGCCTATACAGTTGACAGACCCTCATAAAAGATTTCAAGTCAGCCTTTGACTCTTGGTACCTTCAATCCACCTTAGGCGGACAAGTAGCAGGCTGAAGCTTTTTCGGCTGAAGGCTATTAGTATTTTCCGATCTTCTCTTCAGACTACAGTCTAAACACCTTTGGGCTATCTTTCATTACCCATTGTAATTCATGGCATTTACCGAGGTCATCTTTCCCATCAAGTTTGACTGCCCACACCAGAGATTCAGACCAGTTGTGTTTTTCAGCAACTTGTGGGACAGTAAAGCCTTTCTTTAGATCGTCATTTACAACTTTTAGCAAGATTGCCAAAAGTTGTAAATGCTTTGAGATTGATTGCTGTAGAAGGCCAAATCGGCTATATACATATCCACTGTTCTTCGTGCCCTGCCTATTGCCTTTCCAATAGATGATAAAAATTCATGATTGCATTCAATTATCAATCAAGTTTGATGTTAATGTCCCAGTGTTTTGCTATAGCTTTTAATTCGTCCTGGGTCAGATATGTTACTGCACCATGTTTCGGGCGTTCAAAATTTGTTCCCTTCATCACTCCTTCATTAAAATGCCCTATATCCTTGTAACTGACAAAGTCCTTGGTTTCACTGAATCCCATATTGTTGGGTCTGGCGCCATAGACATCATACATCAGAACATATGTGTCGGTTCCCAAACGTTTAAACAGGTTGGGAGCCTCTGTGTTTACAGTCTCCGGATCAATCCGTTTTGGCTCCGGTTTGTATCCCCTGTTTATCCTGTCTGAGACGGCATGAAGGATTTTTGCCTGTGATACATAGTACATATGAAATTTGTCATCAACCCTTGTTATATCACCGTCAATACCTTCGATGTTTTCTATGGGTTTGGGCGTTGTTTCGAGCCTGGTAAAATCATCGTTCGTATATGAATAGTACATGTGGCAGTCACCATTATCTACACGGATGGTGAAATATATCATCATCTTTCCCTTTATTTCATCGTAGACAGTCTCAGGCGCCCAGGAACATCCTATGTCTCCCAGCTCCGGGAATTCCCTGTCTATCCTGATATCCGAATGAGTCCAGTGGATAAGGTCGAATGATTTCATAAGGACTATGGCCCGATTGTTCCCCCATCCGTATTTTTCGTCAGATCTTTCCCATTTTGTATCACGGAATCCAGCCATTTTACCGAAGATGTGAAGGTCTGTCATGGCCAGGTAAAATGCTCCGTCAGGACCCCGCGTAATATGCGGATCGCGAACTCCTTTTTGTTCAGCCAGTATCTCACCATTAAAAATCGGTTTGCCATTGTTAAGGTCAGTGAACATATATCCGTCACTGCTTACGGCCATATATGCGCATTGGGTTTCATCTTTAAAATAAACCATTAAATATCCGCCAAAGTCATTTTCTTTCAACTGGTGGATACTCCGGTAGTTATCAAGAGTGGGCACAATTACAATACCTCCGGATTCAACTCCTGCCGGAGGCGCTTGAGCTAAGGTATACGTAGAAATACAGAAGAATAAAACACCCAGAAGAAAAATAATATAAATCTTACATTTATTGTCCTTTATACTGTAGCAGTTCATAGATCTTCCTTTTTAATTTCCCGGATTCACATCACGGATACGGATAAGCCACTGGCCGTTTACTTTAACAAGTTCATTCACCTCGCGACCAGCAGTTACTATATCTCCGCCGGTTTCAAGTACACCCATCCAGTATGCATGGAAGCGTGCATGATTATCATCTATAAACTCAATATGCGGATTTGTTACTATGTGATACATGTGGGGCCTTTTTTTGCCATCCTCATTATTTGCATCCATCTTCTGCCATGCATCTACCACCATCTTTTTAAGGGCATCCCTGCCTTTTGCTGTGGTCTCTTTGCTCCTGAACTCACCATCAGGAGTGAACATGGTGATGAATGCCTCTCCATTGTGGGAATCGAGCGCCTGGATGTACTCCCACATCAACTGTTCGATCTCCACCCTGTCCTGTGCCCGAAGCTGGACCTTTTCCGAGGCATATAAGGCTGAAGTACCTGCCAGCAGTAATACAGACATTGTTAAAACTGCAAGTTTTCTGATAGTCATATTTATATCTCCTTAATTAATAAAAATGGTTCAAGGGTTCGAGTGAAAGACATGGACACAATAAAAACAGAAACCATATATCTCGCCCGTTCGCTTCGGTCACTGGAGACGCAGAGCACACAGAGAAAAGAATTTTTATTTTCCTAAAACACAAAACAGTTTTTGCTTTTGTTTTTTTCTGTGGCCTTTGCGCCTCTGTGTGAGACATGTTTTAGGCTTTTGTTTTTTTCGTAGTTAATACTATTCCATGTCATCTCACAATATTTAAATTGACGCCAATGCCCCTTTGCGGGTCCTTGATCCCGATTTATCGTGGAATGACAAACAAAATTCCACGATTCTCAAAATCGTTGAATAACGCGTCATTATTGCCTTACTATTTTGATCCTGTATGCCGCTCAACAAACCTTATTGCCTGTTCAGGCCAATCTTTTACGGTCTTATCATTCAGACTTGCCCCTACCCCGAAACCATGCATTGGTGTATCAAGAAGATGCATCTCCACTGGAACTTTTTCTTTAATGCATGCCTCGTAAAACAGGAGCGAATTCTTTACAGGCACCAAAAAATCATAAGTACCGTGCACAATAAATGCAGGAGGGGTATCAGGTGTAACATGTTTCCATGGTGACAGCGCTTCATATAGATCGTGATTTTCCTGTGTCAGGTTTGTTCGTGAACCTTTATGAGTAATTGAATCATCAGTCAGGTCAATCACCGGATAGAGCAAAAGCGCAAAGGCCGGCCTGGCGCTGAGGCTATCAATCCGGTCGGGCGCATATGGCGCTTCAGGCAAGAGTTTATTATTGTAAAGCGTAGCGAGCATGGCAGCAAGATGCCCTCCTGCTGACCCTCCGAAAACCCCAACCTTATCCGGATCCACATTGTATTCTTTTGCATGGGCCTTAATGTGCCTGAGTGCGCGCCGGGCATCCAGCAGTGTTGTGGGGTAGTGGTATTGAGGGCCATGCCTGTAACGCACCACAAAGGCGGCAATATTATGTGCCTTAAAGATCTCCGCGATCGTGCCTCCTTCCCCGGGCACTGTCAGCATCTCGTAACCACCACCCGGACAGACCAGCACGCCTGCCCCTGTTGCCTTGCCGGCATCAGGGATATATAAATCCAGAGTGGGCTCCATTGGATTGAGTTCATTTTCGGAGAACTCTATTTTACCAGGTGTTTTTTCATAGAGTTTGATTCGTTTGACATTGGCAGGAGGTGTAAGGCTTACCATCACATTTTCACCCCTGGCATTGGCAGGGAAAACACCAGGAGGAGACTTTCTTCCTGTCACCTCATTACTATACCGATTGAAAAAATCAAACACATCCGGCATGCTGCCCCCTATGATCTCACCGTGATCCAGTCCGGGCAAAGACTTGTACTCCACCCTGAAGCCAAGCCCTTTGAGCTCTCCTGCTGCCTGTTCCGACCCCTTGACCAGTGTGTCATCCTCTCCCACAATAATCATAAGAGGTATATTTTTAAGCTTCATCTCCGCATTCCATTCAAACCCGAAAGTAGCCGGGGCCACACCGGCAACCGCAGCCCAGATATCTGAATACTTCTCTCCTATATGCAATGCACCGCCTCCGCCCATTGAATGGCCCATCAGGTATATCCTGTTTGTATCTATGTTGAATTCCTTAAGGGCCATATTAAGTACATTCATGGTATCCTTTTCACTCAGTTCGGTAACCTTGGCCGGGTCCTTCTCTTTTTTACCGCCGACATCACCACCCATGTACATAGTTTTGGGCTTTTGCCTGGCTGAGGAAGCGGGGGCATTTGGGTCACCGGGTGCTTCGGCATCTGGTTTCGGCGGACCAGGCATGCGCATCTGCATACCGAATGGGCCAGTCGGGCTATAGCCCATAGGGCCGACCATAATGTAGCCATTCTTTTCTGCCTCCTCCACGCACTGCCTCCTCATAAAGGTACCGTGATTCCCGCTGAACCCGTGCAGAGCCAGAACCAGTGGGGCCTTTACATCCTTTTTAACCTTTGAAGATACAAACACCGCATATGGAAGCATCTCACCAGTATCAGTAAAGAGGTACTCCCTCAGTTCCACACGGTCATCAACCGGGTCCATGCCTGTTCGCCTGCTCTCTCCGGCTGTTTTACCAACCGGCGGGCTCGTGACCTTTGAAGTAGCCAGGTTGTCATCAGCCTTCTCTGCATATAAATTCTGTGCCACTGCTGATAACATCATTAGACTGCCAGTAATTACACAACCATATAATAGCTTTTTTGTTCTAAGCATTTAAAACCTCCATTAATAAAAAATGTACAACGATATATCTATTCTTTATGCGGTTCATCCGGCCCACCGCCTTCTATTGGAACCTCCGGTATGGTAATTATAAACAGGAAAGCGATAAACAGGGCAACAGCGCCAATGAGAAAAAGTATTTTGAGACCTGTCTGCAGTGAATCTCTTACCGCCTGTACTGTCTCATCAAACAGCGCTGGATTTATCGCTTCATTTTCACCAAAGGCATCCTTGAGTTCGTCCATTGCCTCCTTTGACATCAGGACACGGGGATCAGCAAGGGATTCAAGTGTCGCTGTATCAATATGCAGGTTAAGGTCCTGGGGAAGCAGACTGTTGAGACTTTTATTATAGGTGGCATTCATGGCTGGGCCAAGGATGGCAGGGGCGGCAGCAGTTCCAAGCGCCACAATGAAAAAGATGGCCGCTACAGAAACCCCTCTGAATTTTTTGGGCAGTGCAAACTGTACAACCAGGATATTGGTTGTTGGTATGGCCCCCACACCGAACCCGCCAAATATCATGACCACTACACCAAGCCATATTGGTGTTTTCTGATTGAACAAAAAGAGCATAAACATGGCCGCGGTGAGCACACCATAACTCATGATAAAATTCCATTTATAGCGTTTTGTTCTGGCAATCAACAGACCTGCTGGAACCCCTGTAAAGGCCATGAGCACTGTAAACGGGGTCAGCATTGCACCGCTCAGTTTGGCGCTTGCCCCCTGTACCCCCTGGATAAACAGCGGGTAATAATTCATGATACCGATAAACCCGAAAAATGAAAGAAAGGCTGCCACTGCCGCAGTTAAAAAGGTGCGGTTGGTAAAGACCTGCGGATCAAGAATAGGCTCTTCTGCCTTTAATTCTACCAGTATGAAGAGGCACCAGAAGACAATGGATATAATGAGGAGCCCCATAACATAAAAGGAGACCCAGGGATGCCTGTCAGTAAAGGAGACACCCAGGATCATGGCCGAAGAGGCAATTGCAAGTATAAATGCCCCTGTATAATCAATCTGGTGTCCTGTCCGCCCGGTTTGTCCCGGGACACCTATAATCACAAGTAATATGCATATAATGGCTATAGGGACAACAGCCCAGAAAAAATAACGCCAGCTAAGATTATCGGTTATAATTCCAACCA
Proteins encoded in this window:
- a CDS encoding DUF86 domain-containing protein encodes the protein MLKNDIIRLRHMLDAAIEAEGFISEKDRNDISNDRKLELALVKCVEIIGEAASSVSKECRDEFPQIPWSDIIGMRNRLIHAYFEINLDILWKTLTDDLPPLIIELNIIIPP
- a CDS encoding nucleotidyltransferase — translated: MMGKSGIDLSYRKIREFCRRNHIRKLSVFGSFLRDDFNDDSDIDMLVEFFPDHIPGLIRLAGMENELSSVLGRKVDMRTAEDLSRYFRNDVLESAEVKYVEE
- a CDS encoding nuclear transport factor 2 family protein, translated to MTIRKLAVLTMSVLLLAGTSALYASEKVQLRAQDRVEIEQLMWEYIQALDSHNGEAFITMFTPDGEFRSKETTAKGRDALKKMVVDAWQKMDANNEDGKKRPHMYHIVTNPHIEFIDDNHARFHAYWMGVLETGGDIVTAGREVNELVKVNGQWLIRIRDVNPGN
- a CDS encoding alpha/beta hydrolase fold domain-containing protein — protein: MLRTKKLLYGCVITGSLMMLSAVAQNLYAEKADDNLATSKVTSPPVGKTAGESRRTGMDPVDDRVELREYLFTDTGEMLPYAVFVSSKVKKDVKAPLVLALHGFSGNHGTFMRRQCVEEAEKNGYIMVGPMGYSPTGPFGMQMRMPGPPKPDAEAPGDPNAPASSARQKPKTMYMGGDVGGKKEKDPAKVTELSEKDTMNVLNMALKEFNIDTNRIYLMGHSMGGGGALHIGEKYSDIWAAVAGVAPATFGFEWNAEMKLKNIPLMIIVGEDDTLVKGSEQAAGELKGLGFRVEYKSLPGLDHGEIIGGSMPDVFDFFNRYSNEVTGRKSPPGVFPANARGENVMVSLTPPANVKRIKLYEKTPGKIEFSENELNPMEPTLDLYIPDAGKATGAGVLVCPGGGYEMLTVPGEGGTIAEIFKAHNIAAFVVRYRHGPQYHYPTTLLDARRALRHIKAHAKEYNVDPDKVGVFGGSAGGHLAAMLATLYNNKLLPEAPYAPDRIDSLSARPAFALLLYPVIDLTDDSITHKGSRTNLTQENHDLYEALSPWKHVTPDTPPAFIVHGTYDFLVPVKNSLLFYEACIKEKVPVEMHLLDTPMHGFGVGASLNDKTVKDWPEQAIRFVERHTGSK
- a CDS encoding MFS transporter, whose product is MNQALTKDGSQGFYTRSLVFSLAAVFLTYFLTFCMTLGQSIASPMIAADLKGMALFSWAISIPALAMAFSTMLFGKLSDMYGRRTMLLISLFFFAAGSILAAVSPTFVFNIIARVIIGLGLGALSALCFSVIGDLFTAPAEKSKWTGLLNLAAGVAAIFGPVLVGIITDNLSWRYFFWAVVPIAIICILLVIIGVPGQTGRTGHQIDYTGAFILAIASSAMILGVSFTDRHPWVSFYVMGLLIISIVFWCLFILVELKAEEPILDPQVFTNRTFLTAAVAAFLSFFGFIGIMNYYPLFIQGVQGASAKLSGAMLTPFTVLMAFTGVPAGLLIARTKRYKWNFIMSYGVLTAAMFMLFLFNQKTPIWLGVVVMIFGGFGVGAIPTTNILVVQFALPKKFRGVSVAAIFFIVALGTAAAPAILGPAMNATYNKSLNSLLPQDLNLHIDTATLESLADPRVLMSKEAMDELKDAFGENEAINPALFDETVQAVRDSLQTGLKILFLIGAVALFIAFLFIITIPEVPIEGGGPDEPHKE